A genomic segment from Zygotorulaspora mrakii chromosome 1, complete sequence encodes:
- the NUP192 gene encoding Nup192p (similar to Saccharomyces cerevisiae NUP192 (YJL039C); ancestral locus Anc_5.261) has protein sequence MRWCSSSFQWLYDTIEVEQFNKDLFDELLPDLQNLNLYNDKFKNAQSRATLEKGEITLENGSSYNVNQEFMIAAILLSDELNLDELVACEFILSDPNISKGSNSVNLELVNAGKVQFFLRRQYILQIVAYLTNCLNRNHHLYHSLTSNGVLANNILKCFSSIDEQLLEIKQSVGKAQLLDNYSLLAQQNVKFKRDFLLREYDTLSQILYGLVINGTLMEKNHLLKLINHVTEMQSNNFFIIYYLPSIFAAFAKLEDLPDKEVQSIHSQFLQELKSDSMYEKPIRVSLIFVFLSYFIKWCKSKPEKRANSMDFQSTVDEPMTKSVEFGALEQLLIFAADTSISEKDKSIELFYDIRSLLERHIPRLAPINLLDTNPNDSSQKQQQQQHQQQQQLQIQNQQGHHDLHNLNDQFTKVSLSEQTNFSFLSTFHDVLRTIIADCAFLLTKIKDAEEDSLLSGEDLDLDDIALRADLERFFLTIYYFYASRPQYSKLFWQDKESNAYGFVEWSSKCNDSLMRSCFYLMISSLSYGSENALSVYHYFSGENNVSWNIIAQCISDYVLKITNLNLRVQQKQQKQESEEVDSTAVALEEGLNEEAIIFISSLFTLIGSVASDVEEKIKNSLSDLFIDTLFEFAKLDTPLIGACLQTLSHLVPKIESKRSNFWYALDSLIFRGAPLSSLASSYQVAFTSVFTNFSEVVGFLQLFHKLVLIETKEVDSDYLFFGRLAFPAKLGQGYRKMGIWPYFDYIFQEVLVHSNRLPDNKRACAIQLPILNIIEQALFSFDYRYIINSIPAQANFDKLVCTGDFFTYVQECPAPVVFNYLFMEKVYNCIFSIASIGVDNLTIDLEGGAEQLQLIDMAVKVMSLVLNFQDPYVEEFVSILRKNDENNYFIPKDFGLHGLRSFFDAILFNLPVVAHLGLYVGLDKYSLGSNSLQILKMLSGRYSGDKFFTVGNKLLTIFESVDESARIKDAFISQLERPVESMENLTLKLELLEFISENLSFTDQTPTVAHLLLGFQISNVISTGPDLATFINSETSLLHSLINVLASSLQSLSSENIYYAPMRLAARILEIIVKLCRNPATSRIMLDHFVTVQLFEQLVELDPQANSQTLWDGVLFQPKRISGWKSFVTSESNGALLSYLHYKSLLLQYFSLAIHRLALAGSQSQVKAQVNLLISTKLCSAKIFSFLDTLTYGDIPTDHQTIKKLSLFDNLPLNLETVTLKNDSRGNIYDFSSIKSLMELSVRVRSNGITDGASSSLGSSMTEQLTQESNTVFQALSEFLSRNTYMDDQLSILHSWVQVVQILISDGQLSALERSNFILEIFSAIVPKINDYIELNISFSEELVSLAVALFDVYQKDRYEIDKFQSVDSRLYNLFKACIHGINSPLTNISIRSDFYVLANSYLVRILMDKNLAKPVLQDLKMNNEGLVEVICNDAIYGQGSNRITGIFLLDSLIRLGDLNKENTILHSLMKNTHLLLIIRSIKNTDALLSSPTENITIDDLLYELTAFKTIAYLLIRIAESRNGAHALIQNKLFNVIGNCSFLGIDPDLGLELFFDEIAIKNSNFVSVNVSLDKPLFFGKDANGISLSEIIVPIFQLLSAVLLSMGSANTTVIREVKGLLIKSRRLTLGIIKRDALKDNETHRIDSSNTDGLEQMVKLVVLLCTLTGYRGEETLS, from the coding sequence ATGCGGTGGTGTTCaagttcttttcaatggctTTATGATACTATAGAGGTTGAGCAATTCAATAAAGACTTATTCGATGAGCTGTTACCAGATTTACAAAATTTAAACCTGTATAACGACAAATTCAAGAATGCTCAAAGTCGAGCCACCTTGGAAAAGGGTGAAATCACACTTGAAAATGGAAGCAGTTATAATGTTAACCAGGAATTCATGATTGCCGCGATACTATTATCGGACGAGCTTAATCTGGACGAATTGGTCGCTTGCGAGTTCATATTGTCAGATCCCAATATATCCAAGGGTTCAAACAGTGTTAATTTAGAGTTGGTAAACGCAGGCAaagttcaattttttctaaGGAGGcaatatattttacaaattgTTGCTTATTTGACCAATTGTTTGAACCGGAACCACCATCTGTATCATTCACTAACGTCAAACGGTGTTTTGGCGAACAACATCTTGAAATGTTTTTCTAGTATTGATGAACAACTGTTGGAGATTAAACAGTCTGTTGGCAAGGCTCAATTATTGGATAATTACTCCCTTTTAGCCCAGCAGAATGTCAAGttcaaaagagattttttattaCGAGAATATGATACCCTCAGTCAGATTCTCTATGGTCTCGTCATTAACGGCACACTAATGGAGAAGAATCACTTGTTAAAACTGATAAATCATGTAACGGAAATGCAGtcaaacaattttttcatcatttactATCTTCCATCTATTTTTGCAGCCTTTGCAAAACTTGAAGATCTGCCCGATAAGGAAGTCCAATCAATACATTCACAGTTTCTTCAAGAGCTGAAATCAGATTCGATGTATGAGAAGCCAATAAGAGTGTCAttaatttttgttttcctttCCTATTTCATTAAATGGTGCAAATCAAAGCCAGAAAAAAGAGCCAACAGCATGGATTTTCAATCAACAGTAGACGAACCAATGACTAAATCTGTAGAATTTGGTGCTTTGGAGCAATTACTTATTTTTGCCGCTGATACATCcatttctgaaaaagacaaaagCATTGAACTTTTCTATGATATTAGATCCCTCCTGGAAAGACACATTCCGAGATTAGCTCCCATAAATCTTTTAGATACGAATCCGAATGATTCATCAcagaaacaacaacagcaacaacatcaacaacagcagcaactGCAGATCCAGAATCAACAGGGCCATCACGATTTGCATAATCTTAATGATCAATTTACCAAAGTATCACTATCAGAGCAAACAAATTTCAGCTTTTTGTCAACATTCCATGACGTTTTACGGACCATTATAGCTGACTGCGCCTTTTTGCTAACAAAAATTAAAGATGCGGAAGAGGACTCTCTATTATCTGGAGAGGATCTAGATCTTGATGACATTGCACTAAGAGCTGACTTAGAAAGGTTTTTTTTGACGATTTACTATTTCTACGCTTCAAGACCACAATATTCAAAGCTATTTTGGCAGGACAAGGAGTCCAATGCTTATGGCTTTGTTGAATGGTCTTCTAAATGCAACGATAGTTTGATGAGATCGTGCTTCTATCTAATGATCTCCAGTCTTTCATATGGGTCTGAAAACGCTTTAAGCGTTTATCACTATTTCAGTGGTGAAAACAATGTCTCATGGAACATTATCGCACAATGCATCAGTGATTATGTACTGAAGATAAcaaatttaaatttgagagttcaacaaaaacaacaaaagcAAGAGTCTGAAGAAGTAGACTCAACTGCCGTAGCGCTAGAAGAAGGTTTGAACGAGGAGGCTATAATTTTCATCTCAtctttatttacattaaTTGGCTCAGTAGCTAGTGAtgtggaagaaaagatcaaaaattcCCTATCTGACTTGTTTATTGATACTCTATTCGAGTTTGCAAAGTTGGATACACCACTGATTGGTGCATGCTTGCAAACCTTAAGTCATTTAGTTCCCAAAATAGAGTCGAAAAGGTCAAATTTTTGGTATGCGCTAGACTCATTAATATTTAGAGGTGCACCTCTTTCATCTCTGGCGAGCTCATATCAAGTTGCATTCACTTCTGtttttacaaatttttcagaagttGTTGGGTTTTTACAATTATTTCATAAGCTGGTGTTAATAGAGACCAAAGAGGTTGATAGTGATTACTTGTTTTTTGGTAGATTAGCATTTCCAGCGAAACTTGGTCAAGGTTATCGTAAAATGGGTATCTGGCCTTATTTCGACTATATTTTCCAAGAGGTACTTGTACACTCCAATCGACTTCCTGATAATAAAAGGGCGTGTGCGATTCAACTTCCAATCCTCAACATAATTGAGCAAGCATTATTTTCCTTCGATTACAGATACATTATTAACTCAATACCCGCTCAGGCCAACTTTGATAAATTAGTCTGCACTGGCGATTTCTTCACTTACGTTCAAGAATGTCCAGCTCCGGTAGTTTTCAATTATCTTTTCATGGAAAAGGTGTATAACTGCATCTTCAGTATTGCATCTATTGGCGTGGATAACCTGACAATTGATTTAGAAGGCGGAGCAGAGCAGCTTCAACTAATAGATATGGCTGTTAAAGTCATGTCCCTAGTGTTGAACTTTCAAGACCCTTATGTCGAAGAATTTGTCTctattttgagaaaaaacgATGAGAATAACTACTTTATACCGAAGGATTTTGGTTTGCATGGGTTaagatcattttttgatgctattcttttcaatctACCTGTTGTTGCACACCTCGGACTTTACGTTGGCTTAGATAAATACTCCTTAGGTTCGAATTCGCTccaaatattaaaaatgcTTTCTGGTCGCTATAGTGgtgacaaatttttcaccgTTGGTAATAAGTTGCTCACAATATTCGAGTCAGTTGATGAATCAGCAAGAATTAAAGATGCTTTCATATCTCAATTGGAAAGACCAGTTGAAAGTATGGAAAACCTTACTTTGAAGTTGGAGTTATTAGAATTCATAAGTGAAAATTTATCTTTCACAGACCAAACTCCAACAGTAGCTCATCTACTATTgggatttcaaatttcaaatgttATATCAACTGGCCCTGACCTCGCAACTTTCATTAACTCGGAAACCTCTCTTCTGCATTCCCTAATAAATGTTTTAGCATCCTCTCTGCAAAGTCTCAGCAgtgaaaatatttattATGCGCCAATGAGGTTAGCTGCTCGGATTCTAGAGATTATCGTTAAGCTATGCCGCAATCCTGCAACGTCTCGAATTATGCTTGACCACTTTGTCACCGTGCAGCTCTTTGAACAGCTAGTAGAGTTGGACCCTCAAGCAAACAGTCAAACCTTGTGGGATGGTGTTTTGTTTCAACCTAAACGAATAAGTGGTTGGAAGTCTTTTGTAACTTCCGAGTCAAATGGTGCTTTACTCTCCTATCTACACTATAAAAGTTTACTTCTCCAATATTTCAGTCTAGCGATACACAGGCTTGCTCTCGCTGGATCGCAATCTCAGGTAAAAGCTCAAGTCAACCTTTTAATTTCTACTAAGCTTTGTTCAGCAAaaatcttttcctttttggACACTTTAACGTATGGTGACATTCCAACAGATCACCAAACTATCAAAAAACTTTCGTTGTTCGACAATCTCCCGCTAAACCTTGAGACAGttacattgaaaaatgattctAGAGGCAATATTTACGATTTCAGTTCGATAAAGTCTTTGATGGAGCTATCTGTAAGAGTGCGTTCAAATGGTATAACCGATGGTGCTTCAAGTAGCCTCGGTTCTTCAATGACAGAACAGCTTACCCAAGAATCCAATACAGTGTTTCAGGCATTGTCTGAGTTTTTAAGCAGGAATACTTATATGGATGATCAATTATCGATTCTTCATTCTTGGGTTCAGGTTGtgcaaattttgatatcagACGGACAATTGTCAGCTTTGGAAAgatcaaatttcattttagAAATATTCTCTGCAATCGTTCCAAAAATTAATGATTACATTGAGTTGAATATCTCTTTTTCGGAGGAGCTTGTTTCATTGGCTGTTGCACTTTTTGACgtttatcaaaaagatcgTTATGAAATTGACAAGTTTCAATCTGTGGATTCAAGGTTATACAATTTGTTCAAAGCCTGTATTCATGGCATTAACTCACCCTTAACTAACATCTCGATTAGATCGGATTTTTATGTTTTGGCAAATAGCTATTTGGTTAGAATTCTCATggataaaaatttggctAAACCGGTTCTCCAGGATCTCAAGATGAATAACGAAGGTCTTGTGGAAGTTATCTGTAACGATGCAATTTATGGCCAGGGATCAAATAGAATAACTGGTATTTTTCTGTTAGACTCTCTGATAAGATTAGGTGATTTAAACAAAGAGAACACTATCTTGCActcattgatgaaaaacaCCCATTTGCTTCTTATAATAAGGTCGATTAAGAACACAGATGCGCTGTTAAGCTCTCCCACCGAGAACATTACCATAGACGACCTACTTTACGAATTGACTGCATTCAAAACTATTGCTTACTTGTTGATCAGGATTGCTGAAAGCAGAAATGGGGCACATGCattgattcaaaacaagCTTTTCAATGTTATCGGTAATTGCTCTTTCTTGGGAATTGATCCAGATCTGGGATTagaattattttttgacGAAATCGCAATCAAGAATTCCAATTTCGTAAGTGTTAACGTGAGCTTAGATAAACCCTTGTTCTTCGGTAAAGATGCCAATGGGATTTCACTGTCAGAGATCATTGTTCCAATTTTCCAGCTATTGTCTGCTGTTTTGCTCAGTATGGGAAGTGCCAATACGACAGTCATCAGGGAGGTGAAAGGACTATTAATAAAATCCAGACGATTGACCTTAGGCATAATTAAGCGTGACGCCTTGAAAGATAATGAGACTCATCGCATTGACAGTTCTAATACAGATGGTCTTGAGCAAATGGTGAAGCTAGTGGTACTTCTCTGTACTTTAACGGGTTATCGTGGCGAAGAAACTCTCAGTTGA